A DNA window from Vigna angularis cultivar LongXiaoDou No.4 chromosome 1, ASM1680809v1, whole genome shotgun sequence contains the following coding sequences:
- the LOC108320215 gene encoding mitotic spindle checkpoint protein MAD1 isoform X1, with the protein MILRTPPPSKRPRDGGDADGDGNGQLVIYEDPPESSQEPSASEHMLCTYQCRQMVKSDFIEALSKAENQARDYQSKFETLEDNFQKVESERKKFVDQFLYAEQELAAAKGREQALQEQLLKEVTESQERLRKQIQLNSELQVKLQNEMNLRKKAESQASSAEEKTTSLEGKLGHLAESIEREKKRLHDEQSQLKSDSKLSISRISANLEQMECRANNAEREAELLKEQLKHLKDQLDECLHQKIELERKVSSLMFEEVASTESNVLVKHLQQELRSYESEVREARKLRSSHENIDLLKEKLLEEKSHRERAESELSKLQDIQLNMKKLEDQISSWRMMITDIPGVTCFEDLPVKFAALQKEVICSTQKEGEITARLKQMEVALDATEIGKQNAEAESVLAKEKAEVLISDIKRIELMLAVVTEERNKLRNGAFKNVETLDASKSVNTVQEPESFLTKKDDCIKELESTLHDQRLINSRQLEEIKLLNEKLHSEARRVKSLERESDRLRSEISLLEAKLGHGDFSAANTKVLRMVNTLTVDNEAKQTIEALQTELQKTKEKLKAVEELKSQSGEAGKLVDSYISDKMLKLKEQIATLEKREERYKTVFADRISVFRRACCELFGYKIVMDEHHRPNGIPVTRFTLQSIYAQSDDEKLEFEYESGNTNILANHYTSLPEVSRQVEIFIRKMNSIPAFTANITVESFNKRTLS; encoded by the exons atgattcTGAGAACTCCACCTCCCTCAAAGAGGCCACGCGACGGCGGCGATGCGGACGGCGACGGCAATGGACAGCTGGTCATCTACGAGGATCCGCCGGAGTCATCTCAGGAACCCTCGGCTTCGGAGCACATGCTCTGCACCTATCAGTGTCGCCAGATG GTCAAATCAGATTTTATTGAAGCCTTAAGCAAAGCTGAAAATCAAGCTCGTGATTATCAGTCAAAATTTGAGACATTGGAGGATAATTTCCAAAAAGTTG AATCCGAGAGGAAGAAATTTGTGGACCAATTCTTATATGCAGAACAGGAGCTTGCAGCTGCAAAAGGGCGTGAACAGGCACTCCAAGAACAACTCTTGAAGGAGGTCACTGAGTCTCAAGAACGATTAAGGAAACAAATTCAATTGAACAGCGAACTCCAG GTAAAGCTCCAAAATGAGATGAACCTTCGCAAAAAAGCTGAGTCTCAGGCTTCTTCAGCAGAGGAGAAAACGACATCTTTAGAAGGAAAGCTAGGCCATCTCGCAGAAAGTatagaaagggaaaaaaagCGACTTCATGATGAGCAGTCACAACTGAAAAGTGACTCAAAGTTATCGATTTCTAGAATATCTGCAAAT CTTGAACAAATGGAATGCAGAGCTAATAATGCTGAGAGAGAAGCAGAGCTTCTAAAAGAACAACTGAAACATCTTAAGGATCAACTTGATGAG TGTTTGCACCAAAAGATTGAACTTGAAAGAAAAGTATCTAGTTTAATGTTTGAAGAAGTTGCTTCTACAGAGAGTAATGTTTTAGTCAAGCATTTGCAACAGGAGCTTCGGAGCTAT GAATCTGAAGTTAGGGAAGCGCGAAAACTGAGATCAAGTCATGAGAACATTGACCTTTTGAAGGAGAAATTATTGGAGGAAAAGAGTCACCGGGAAAGGGCAGAATCAGAGCTATCCAAGTTACAGGATATCCAGTTAAACATGAAAAAGTTAGAGGATCAAATATCATCGTGGAGAATGATGATTACAGACATACCTGGTGTCACATGTTTTGAGGACTTGCCTGTTAAATTTGCAGCTTTACAGAA AGAAGTCATTTGTAGTACACAGAAGGAGGGCGAGATAACTGCTCGCTTGAAACAAATGGAGGTGGCTCTAGATGCTACTGAAATTGGTAAACAAAATGCTGAAGCTGAGTCCGTATTGGCTAAAGAGAAAGCAGAAGTATTGATATCAGATATTAAACGAATTGAATTAATG CTTGCTGTTGTTACTgaggaaagaaataaattaagaaatggtGCTTTCAAGAATGTTGAAACTCTGGATGCATCAAAAAGTGTAAATACTGTCCAG GAACCTGAATCATTTCTTACGAAGAAAGATGATTGCATTAAAGAATTAGAAAGTACCTTGCATGATCAGAGATTGATTAATAGTCGTCAATTAGAGGAAATAAAGTTACTTAATGAAAAGTTGCACAGTGAAGCAAGAAGAGTGAAGTCATTGGAGAGGGAGAGTGACCGACTCCGATCAGAGATTTCATTACTAGAGGCAAAG TTGGGTCACGGTGATTTTTCTGCTGCTAATACGAAAGTTCTGCGTATGGTGAATACACTTACTGTTGATAATGAGGCCAAACAAACGATAGAGGCACTGCAAACAGAGCtgcaaaaaacaaaagagaagtTAAAAGCTGTGGAAGAATTGAAAAGTCAATCAG GAGAAGCTGGAAAGCTAGTAGATAGCTACATATCGGATAAGATGTTGAAATTAAAAGAGCAAATTGCAACACTTGAGAAACGAGAAGAAAG ATACAAGACTGTGTTTGCAGACCGAATTTCAGTTTTCCGGAGGGCATGCTGTGAACTGTTTGGTTACAAG ATTGTGATGGATGAACACCATCGACCAAATGGAATACCGGTGACACGATTTACCTTGCAATCCATTTATGCACAAAGTGACGATGAGAAGcttgaatttgaatatgaatCAGGGAATACTAACATTTTG GCAAATCATTATACATCTCTGCCCGAGGTTTCTCGTCAG GTGGAGATATTCATCCGGAAGATGAATTCAATTCCTGCTTTCACTGCCAACATAACGGTGGAGTCTTTCAATAAAAGAACCCTGTCTTAA
- the LOC108320215 gene encoding mitotic spindle checkpoint protein MAD1 isoform X2, which yields MILRTPPPSKRPRDGGDADGDGNGQLVIYEDPPESSQEPSASEHMLCTYQCRQMVKSDFIEALSKAENQARDYQSKFETLEDNFQKVESERKKFVDQFLYAEQELAAAKGREQALQEQLLKEVTESQERLRKQIQLNSELQVKLQNEMNLRKKAESQASSAEEKTTSLEGKLGHLAESIEREKKRLHDEQSQLKSDSKLSISRISANLEQMECRANNAEREAELLKEQLKHLKDQLDECLHQKIELERKVSSLMFEEVASTESNVLVKHLQQELRSYESEVREARKLRSSHENIDLLKEKLLEEKSHRERAESELSKLQDIQLNMKKLEDQISSWRMMITDIPGVTCFEDLPVKFAALQKEVICSTQKEGEITARLKQMEVALDATEIGKQNAEAESVLAKEKAEVLISDIKRIELMLAVVTEERNKLRNGAFKNVETLDASKSEPESFLTKKDDCIKELESTLHDQRLINSRQLEEIKLLNEKLHSEARRVKSLERESDRLRSEISLLEAKLGHGDFSAANTKVLRMVNTLTVDNEAKQTIEALQTELQKTKEKLKAVEELKSQSGEAGKLVDSYISDKMLKLKEQIATLEKREERYKTVFADRISVFRRACCELFGYKIVMDEHHRPNGIPVTRFTLQSIYAQSDDEKLEFEYESGNTNILANHYTSLPEVSRQVEIFIRKMNSIPAFTANITVESFNKRTLS from the exons atgattcTGAGAACTCCACCTCCCTCAAAGAGGCCACGCGACGGCGGCGATGCGGACGGCGACGGCAATGGACAGCTGGTCATCTACGAGGATCCGCCGGAGTCATCTCAGGAACCCTCGGCTTCGGAGCACATGCTCTGCACCTATCAGTGTCGCCAGATG GTCAAATCAGATTTTATTGAAGCCTTAAGCAAAGCTGAAAATCAAGCTCGTGATTATCAGTCAAAATTTGAGACATTGGAGGATAATTTCCAAAAAGTTG AATCCGAGAGGAAGAAATTTGTGGACCAATTCTTATATGCAGAACAGGAGCTTGCAGCTGCAAAAGGGCGTGAACAGGCACTCCAAGAACAACTCTTGAAGGAGGTCACTGAGTCTCAAGAACGATTAAGGAAACAAATTCAATTGAACAGCGAACTCCAG GTAAAGCTCCAAAATGAGATGAACCTTCGCAAAAAAGCTGAGTCTCAGGCTTCTTCAGCAGAGGAGAAAACGACATCTTTAGAAGGAAAGCTAGGCCATCTCGCAGAAAGTatagaaagggaaaaaaagCGACTTCATGATGAGCAGTCACAACTGAAAAGTGACTCAAAGTTATCGATTTCTAGAATATCTGCAAAT CTTGAACAAATGGAATGCAGAGCTAATAATGCTGAGAGAGAAGCAGAGCTTCTAAAAGAACAACTGAAACATCTTAAGGATCAACTTGATGAG TGTTTGCACCAAAAGATTGAACTTGAAAGAAAAGTATCTAGTTTAATGTTTGAAGAAGTTGCTTCTACAGAGAGTAATGTTTTAGTCAAGCATTTGCAACAGGAGCTTCGGAGCTAT GAATCTGAAGTTAGGGAAGCGCGAAAACTGAGATCAAGTCATGAGAACATTGACCTTTTGAAGGAGAAATTATTGGAGGAAAAGAGTCACCGGGAAAGGGCAGAATCAGAGCTATCCAAGTTACAGGATATCCAGTTAAACATGAAAAAGTTAGAGGATCAAATATCATCGTGGAGAATGATGATTACAGACATACCTGGTGTCACATGTTTTGAGGACTTGCCTGTTAAATTTGCAGCTTTACAGAA AGAAGTCATTTGTAGTACACAGAAGGAGGGCGAGATAACTGCTCGCTTGAAACAAATGGAGGTGGCTCTAGATGCTACTGAAATTGGTAAACAAAATGCTGAAGCTGAGTCCGTATTGGCTAAAGAGAAAGCAGAAGTATTGATATCAGATATTAAACGAATTGAATTAATG CTTGCTGTTGTTACTgaggaaagaaataaattaagaaatggtGCTTTCAAGAATGTTGAAACTCTGGATGCATCAAAAAGT GAACCTGAATCATTTCTTACGAAGAAAGATGATTGCATTAAAGAATTAGAAAGTACCTTGCATGATCAGAGATTGATTAATAGTCGTCAATTAGAGGAAATAAAGTTACTTAATGAAAAGTTGCACAGTGAAGCAAGAAGAGTGAAGTCATTGGAGAGGGAGAGTGACCGACTCCGATCAGAGATTTCATTACTAGAGGCAAAG TTGGGTCACGGTGATTTTTCTGCTGCTAATACGAAAGTTCTGCGTATGGTGAATACACTTACTGTTGATAATGAGGCCAAACAAACGATAGAGGCACTGCAAACAGAGCtgcaaaaaacaaaagagaagtTAAAAGCTGTGGAAGAATTGAAAAGTCAATCAG GAGAAGCTGGAAAGCTAGTAGATAGCTACATATCGGATAAGATGTTGAAATTAAAAGAGCAAATTGCAACACTTGAGAAACGAGAAGAAAG ATACAAGACTGTGTTTGCAGACCGAATTTCAGTTTTCCGGAGGGCATGCTGTGAACTGTTTGGTTACAAG ATTGTGATGGATGAACACCATCGACCAAATGGAATACCGGTGACACGATTTACCTTGCAATCCATTTATGCACAAAGTGACGATGAGAAGcttgaatttgaatatgaatCAGGGAATACTAACATTTTG GCAAATCATTATACATCTCTGCCCGAGGTTTCTCGTCAG GTGGAGATATTCATCCGGAAGATGAATTCAATTCCTGCTTTCACTGCCAACATAACGGTGGAGTCTTTCAATAAAAGAACCCTGTCTTAA